The following are encoded together in the Halorhodospira halophila genome:
- the wecB gene encoding non-hydrolyzing UDP-N-acetylglucosamine 2-epimerase, with the protein MSVRILTVFGTRPEGIKLAPVIRALQSSPEITGKVCVTGQHREMLDQVLALFGIAPDHDLGVMKPGQDLTGVTTEILAGLRGVLEEEAPDFVLVHGDTTTTFAASLAAYYQQIPVGHVEAGLRTGNRYAPWPEEMNRRLTGALAELHFAPTDRARDNLLREGIAAEQIAVTGNTVVDALLTVVGRLEQEPQLRADAEQQFDFLDPSRRLIVVTGHRRESFGEGFRNLCEALRRIADRDDVEIVYPVHLNPNVQQPVRETLADHPRVHLLEPMDYLPFVALLNRAELIITDSGGIQEEAPSLGKPVLVTRETTERPEAVSAGTVRLVGTDVERIVGETTQLLDDPARYRDMARAHNPYGDGKATERIVERLLKEGNARA; encoded by the coding sequence TTGAGTGTGCGCATCCTCACCGTCTTCGGCACCCGCCCCGAGGGCATTAAACTCGCCCCTGTTATACGAGCGCTGCAATCGTCGCCGGAGATAACCGGCAAGGTCTGCGTCACCGGTCAGCACCGCGAGATGCTCGATCAGGTACTCGCGCTTTTCGGCATAGCACCGGATCACGACTTGGGGGTCATGAAGCCCGGGCAGGATCTGACCGGCGTGACGACCGAGATCTTGGCTGGTCTACGAGGCGTGCTTGAGGAAGAGGCGCCGGACTTTGTCCTCGTGCACGGCGACACGACTACGACCTTCGCGGCGTCACTAGCGGCGTATTACCAGCAGATTCCCGTGGGCCATGTCGAGGCCGGGTTGCGTACGGGGAACCGCTACGCGCCGTGGCCGGAGGAGATGAATCGGCGCCTGACCGGGGCCCTCGCGGAACTCCACTTCGCGCCGACGGATCGAGCCCGCGACAACCTCCTTCGAGAGGGGATCGCTGCAGAGCAGATTGCGGTCACTGGAAACACTGTCGTCGACGCGCTGCTGACCGTCGTCGGTCGCCTGGAGCAGGAGCCGCAGCTCCGTGCTGACGCCGAGCAGCAGTTTGATTTCCTTGATCCCAGCCGGCGCCTGATCGTGGTCACGGGACACCGGCGCGAGAGCTTCGGCGAGGGGTTCCGCAACCTCTGTGAGGCCCTGCGACGGATCGCGGATCGTGACGACGTCGAGATCGTCTATCCGGTGCACCTCAACCCGAACGTCCAGCAGCCGGTGCGCGAGACGCTGGCCGATCACCCCCGCGTCCATCTGTTGGAGCCGATGGACTACCTGCCGTTCGTTGCCCTGCTCAACCGTGCGGAGCTGATCATCACCGACTCAGGCGGCATCCAGGAAGAAGCGCCGTCGCTGGGCAAGCCGGTCTTGGTGACCCGTGAGACCACGGAGCGGCCCGAGGCGGTCTCGGCGGGTACGGTGCGGCTTGTCGGCACGGATGTAGAGCGGATCGTTGGTGAAACAACCCAACTCCTAGATGATCCGGCGCGGTACCGCGATATGGCCCGCGCCCATAACCCGTACGGGGATGGCAAAGCCACCGAGCGGATCGTCGAGCGACTCCTTAAGGAAGGCAACGCCCGGGCGTGA
- the wecC gene encoding UDP-N-acetyl-D-mannosamine dehydrogenase: MSTAPKRPTVNVLGLGYIGLPTASLLATRGYQVHGVDVSPDVVATINQGDIHIVEPELDVLVRSAVHSGQLTAATEPAPADVFLIAVPTPFKDGKQPDLSYVEAATRSMAQVLEPGNLVILESTSPVGTTERVAEWIAAARPDLSPDTIHIAHCPERVLPGRIIQELVDNDRVVGGLNDAATEAATDFYRAFVSGEVLPTTARTAEMAKLTENTFRDVNIALANELSLICDRLDIDVWRLIELANRHPRVNVLQPGPGVGGHCIAVDPWFIIDSAPEQSQLIRTARTVNDAKPDHVVAQVISRAERLRDPVIACLGLAYKPDVDDLRESPALRITESLAERGVGRILAVEPYAESMPHRLKELGAEWTNLQDAMQEADILVALVAHRPFRNLSAAQVQAKMVVDACGLLKQLG; encoded by the coding sequence TTGAGCACTGCCCCAAAGCGCCCCACCGTCAACGTCCTCGGCCTCGGCTACATCGGCCTACCGACTGCCAGCCTCCTGGCCACGCGCGGTTACCAGGTTCACGGCGTCGATGTGAGCCCCGATGTCGTCGCTACCATTAATCAGGGCGACATCCACATCGTCGAACCCGAGTTGGACGTGCTCGTGCGATCGGCGGTCCACAGTGGCCAACTCACCGCCGCGACGGAGCCGGCACCCGCCGATGTCTTTCTGATCGCCGTGCCGACACCCTTCAAGGACGGTAAGCAGCCGGATCTCTCCTACGTCGAGGCCGCGACGCGGTCCATGGCGCAAGTGCTGGAGCCAGGCAACCTGGTCATCTTGGAGTCCACCAGCCCGGTGGGCACGACCGAGCGCGTGGCCGAGTGGATCGCAGCCGCACGCCCTGACCTCAGCCCGGATACCATCCACATTGCCCATTGTCCGGAGCGCGTGTTGCCCGGGCGCATCATCCAGGAGCTGGTGGACAACGACCGCGTCGTTGGCGGGCTCAACGATGCGGCCACCGAGGCGGCCACCGACTTCTACCGCGCTTTCGTCTCCGGCGAGGTACTACCAACCACGGCGCGCACGGCGGAGATGGCCAAGCTCACGGAAAACACCTTCCGCGACGTCAACATCGCTCTGGCCAACGAGCTCTCGCTGATCTGCGACCGGCTGGACATCGATGTCTGGCGCCTGATCGAGCTGGCCAATCGACACCCCCGGGTCAATGTCCTGCAACCCGGCCCCGGCGTCGGCGGCCACTGCATCGCCGTGGATCCGTGGTTCATCATCGACTCAGCGCCGGAGCAGTCCCAGCTGATCCGCACGGCGCGCACGGTCAACGACGCCAAGCCGGATCATGTCGTGGCGCAGGTCATCAGCCGGGCCGAGCGGCTCCGCGATCCGGTCATCGCCTGCCTGGGGCTCGCCTACAAGCCGGATGTCGATGACCTGCGCGAGAGCCCGGCGCTTCGCATCACTGAGAGTCTAGCGGAGAGGGGCGTCGGCCGAATCCTCGCCGTCGAACCCTACGCGGAGTCAATGCCACATCGACTCAAGGAGCTCGGCGCTGAGTGGACCAACCTGCAGGACGCCATGCAGGAGGCCGACATCCTGGTCGCCCTCGTCGCTCACCGGCCCTTCCGCAACCTCTCGGCGGCCCAGGTGCAGGCCAAGATGGTGGTGGATGCGTGCGGGCTCCTGAAACAGCTCGGGTGA
- a CDS encoding heparinase II/III family protein, producing MPREQSLLDPQTACFLNQRGRIDDPGIWNDARYDKLWLYNLHYFDDLNARGADERNAWHRELIERWIAENPPGYGNGWEPYPTSLRIVNWVKWLQAGNTPTAQMLDSLATQARLLRRRLEYHILGNHLLANAKALCFAGLFFSGREAERWHRKGLAILRREIPEQILPDGGHFERSPMYHLLVLEDLLDLINLHRRYEAEIPQQWHDAVTAMLQWSAVMRHPDGEIPFFNDAAFGIAPHPAELDQYASRLNLESPRPPAQKWDMWHGAASGYARLSNEHATVFTDIAPVGPDYLPGHAHADTLSFEMSLGDERVFVNGGSSRYGHGSDREQQRSTRSHNTVLIDGADSSEVWSGFRVACRARPFDVDTRESGNGLYAAGAHDGYRRRLAGHPTHRRTWNLCENQLTITDLVEGSGQHTIEAFLLLAPGHSAEPDRSDHNLRIQTPRRQQLRLAIQASHEHTVEVEEAYWHPRFGVQQPTQRLRLVTEARLPVKLTTRISW from the coding sequence TTGCCCCGGGAGCAGAGCCTGCTTGATCCGCAAACGGCGTGCTTCCTGAACCAGCGCGGACGAATCGATGATCCCGGCATCTGGAACGATGCGCGCTACGACAAGCTCTGGCTCTATAACCTGCACTACTTTGATGACCTCAACGCCCGAGGCGCTGACGAGCGCAACGCCTGGCACCGGGAGCTAATCGAGCGTTGGATCGCCGAGAACCCGCCCGGTTACGGGAACGGCTGGGAGCCCTACCCGACATCGCTGCGCATCGTAAACTGGGTGAAGTGGCTCCAGGCCGGCAACACCCCGACCGCGCAAATGCTCGACAGCCTGGCCACCCAGGCTCGGTTGCTGCGCCGCCGCCTTGAGTACCACATCCTCGGCAACCACCTACTCGCCAACGCCAAGGCACTGTGTTTCGCAGGGCTCTTCTTCTCCGGCAGGGAGGCTGAACGCTGGCACCGGAAAGGGCTCGCCATCCTCCGCCGGGAAATCCCCGAGCAGATCCTCCCCGACGGTGGCCACTTCGAGCGCAGCCCGATGTACCACCTGCTGGTGCTCGAGGACCTGCTCGATCTGATCAATCTGCACCGTCGCTATGAGGCTGAAATCCCCCAACAGTGGCACGACGCCGTTACCGCGATGCTCCAGTGGTCGGCCGTCATGCGCCACCCCGATGGCGAGATCCCGTTTTTCAACGATGCGGCCTTTGGGATTGCGCCGCACCCAGCTGAACTCGATCAGTATGCGTCCCGGCTCAACCTAGAATCACCGCGCCCCCCTGCCCAGAAGTGGGACATGTGGCACGGGGCGGCCTCCGGATATGCAAGGCTCTCGAATGAGCACGCGACCGTCTTTACCGATATCGCCCCTGTTGGCCCTGATTACTTACCCGGCCATGCCCACGCCGATACGCTATCTTTCGAGATGTCCCTCGGAGACGAGCGCGTCTTCGTCAATGGCGGAAGCTCGCGCTACGGCCATGGATCGGACCGTGAGCAGCAACGCAGCACGAGGTCACACAATACCGTATTGATTGACGGCGCCGACTCTTCGGAGGTGTGGTCTGGCTTTCGAGTCGCTTGCCGTGCTCGCCCTTTTGACGTGGATACTCGGGAGAGCGGCAACGGCTTGTATGCCGCGGGAGCGCACGATGGCTACCGCCGCCGGCTTGCGGGCCACCCGACCCATCGCCGCACGTGGAATCTTTGCGAAAATCAGCTGACTATTACGGATCTGGTGGAAGGCAGTGGACAGCACACCATTGAGGCCTTCCTGTTACTGGCGCCGGGCCACTCTGCTGAGCCAGATCGTTCAGACCACAACCTGCGCATCCAAACACCCCGAAGGCAACAGCTACGCCTAGCGATTCAGGCTAGCCACGAGCACACGGTGGAGGTTGAAGAGGCCTACTGGCACCCCCGCTTTGGCGTTCAACAACCGACCCAGCGCCTCCGTCTAGTCACCGAAGCGCGTCTACCCGTCAAGCTTACAACCCGAATCAGTTGGTAA
- a CDS encoding glycosyltransferase family 4 protein: MNILHLTFYFDPDLSAGSFRNTSLVDALSRRLGADDQLDVVTTLPNRYATFSPEAPEQESRGRVTVERVHLPSHQSGMADQARSFAPYARRVLQRSRERHYDLVLASSSRLMTASLGALVARRQRAPLYLDIRDIFSDSLSDVLKGSPLRAVLPGIKLLEKWTIRNAAQVNLVSPGFREHFETLDPTKAYRLHTNGVDEAFLQCDFDPRLPRKNEPARILYAGNLGAGQGLHHIIPRAAQELGPDYEFRVLGDGGQRQELEDQCAGSDNVTIRPPVPRDELLTEYANADILFLHLNDLPAFRKVLPSKLFEYAATGRPILAGVSGEAEKLLNTEVDNAAVFHPCDVNGLVHALNTLSLEKRERQPFIQAYRRDAIMDAMAQDILALAQDG, from the coding sequence TTGAACATCCTACATCTTACATTCTATTTCGATCCCGACCTGTCGGCAGGCTCCTTCCGGAATACCAGCCTGGTCGACGCCCTTTCGCGAAGGCTGGGTGCAGACGACCAGCTTGATGTCGTCACCACGCTGCCCAATCGCTACGCGACATTCTCGCCCGAGGCGCCGGAGCAAGAAAGCCGTGGCAGGGTAACGGTAGAGCGAGTTCACCTGCCCAGTCACCAGAGCGGCATGGCTGACCAGGCACGGTCGTTCGCGCCCTATGCCCGCCGCGTACTTCAGCGATCACGCGAGCGCCACTATGACCTGGTGCTGGCATCCTCATCCCGCTTGATGACGGCGTCGCTAGGCGCCCTCGTCGCCCGCCGCCAGCGGGCCCCTCTTTACTTGGACATCCGGGATATTTTCAGTGACAGCCTTTCGGACGTCCTCAAAGGATCTCCACTGCGGGCGGTTCTTCCGGGGATTAAACTCTTGGAGAAGTGGACCATACGGAACGCGGCTCAAGTGAACCTCGTCTCCCCCGGTTTCCGAGAGCACTTCGAAACACTTGACCCCACCAAGGCCTACCGGCTCCATACCAATGGCGTCGACGAGGCTTTCCTGCAGTGTGATTTCGACCCCCGGTTACCTCGAAAAAACGAACCAGCCCGGATTCTTTACGCGGGGAACCTTGGAGCTGGCCAGGGCCTCCACCACATCATCCCGCGGGCCGCGCAAGAGTTGGGCCCTGACTACGAGTTCCGGGTACTCGGAGATGGTGGACAACGCCAGGAACTCGAGGACCAATGCGCCGGCTCGGACAATGTCACGATCCGACCCCCGGTGCCCCGTGACGAGCTTTTAACCGAGTACGCCAACGCGGATATCCTTTTCCTCCATCTAAACGACCTGCCCGCGTTCCGCAAGGTCCTGCCCTCCAAGCTTTTCGAGTACGCAGCTACTGGCAGACCGATCCTCGCTGGCGTCAGTGGCGAGGCGGAGAAGCTGCTGAACACTGAAGTCGACAATGCCGCCGTGTTCCACCCTTGCGATGTTAATGGTCTAGTTCACGCACTGAACACACTTTCGCTAGAGAAGCGGGAGCGACAGCCTTTCATCCAAGCCTATCGCCGAGATGCGATCATGGATGCCATGGCGCAGGACATCCTGGCGCTTGCCCAAGACGGC